A single region of the Brachypodium distachyon strain Bd21 chromosome 3, Brachypodium_distachyon_v3.0, whole genome shotgun sequence genome encodes:
- the LOC106866366 gene encoding uncharacterized protein LOC106866366: MACSTVDVNSTEQLSSFRDAWRAVTWSRKVSSSSNYWRQTCAAQVADIKGQELTFRDLYSAFPILSVEDGDDILYLRSLVEPSHQDGWVAAVDIGNKALKAIGNYYLSDDFYYRWSYDPEHPFRASTLSRHLDMTPGNQVSACRKQTEAERSANRPSRTSTRVSSCERRAKIRRLLELAGRTKRAQNSPGNITQNHRISQVRPIEINLAPQASFNNFNGPASFHVIHNNFLPLTHLPMAHTQAMSTTNSSGGSFPLLWSCLLLVRPGSIHLLQVPVQLQPTTREVWAVVLGHWGKPLWLLAAQETGELVDGSCRRYQEGTAPELGYRGDWPSLLEGAAWSSAGLFKGSGYCSFGLVALSWIVK, from the exons ATGGCGTGCTCAA CCGTGGATGTGAATTCCACGGAACAGCTGTCCTCCTTTAGGGATGCCTGGAGGGCTGTGACATGGAGTCGGAAAGTTTCGTCGTCGTCTAACTATTGGCGCCAGACATGCGCTGCTCAAGTTGCTGACATAAAGGGCCAAGAGTTGACATTCAGGGACCTCTACTCAGCTTTCCCCATCCTGAGCGTGGAGGATGGTGACGATATTCTTTATCTCAGATCTCTGGTGGAACCCAGTCATCAGGATGGATGGGTGGCTGCTGTTGACATAGGAAACAAGGCACTGAAAGCAATTGGTAACTATTATCTTTCGGATGATTTTTATTACAGATGGAGCTATGACCCTGAGCATCCTTTTCGTGCTTCTACATTGTCCCGCCATTTGGATATGACTCCAG GCAATCAAGTCTCGGCATGTCGCAAGCAGACAGAGGCTGAAAGATCTGCAAATCGTCCAAGCAGAACCTCA ACCCGTGTGAGTTCCTGCGAACGAAGGGCCAAAATCCGAAG GCTATTGGAACTGGCTGGGAGAACCAAGCGTGCACAAAATTCTCCTGGGAATATTACACAAAATCATCGTATTTCCCAGGTCCGTCCTATCGAAATCAATCTG GCACCCCAGGCATCCTTCAACAATTTCAATGGGCCGGCCAGCTTCCATGTTATCCACAACAACTTTCTGCCCCTAACTCATTTGCCTATGGCGCACACACAGGCTATGTCAACTACCAACAGCAGTGGCGGCAGCTTCCCCCTACTCTGGAGCTGCCTATTATTGGTGCGTCCTGGCAGCATCCACCTCCTCCAGGTTCCGGTGCAGCTTCAGCCAACAACTCGTGAG GTTTGGGCTGTCGTTTTGGGACATTGGGGTAAGCCGTTGTGGTTGCTGGCGGCACAGGAGACTGGCGAACTGGTGGACGGCTCTTGTCGTCGGTACCAAGAAGGAACAGCGCCGGAACTTGGATACAGAG GTGATTGGCCTAGTCTCCTAGAAGGGGCGGCGTGGAGCAGTGCAGGTCTCTTCAAGGGTAGTGGTTACTGTAGTTTTGGTTTGGTGGCCTTGTCGTGGATTGTAAAGTGA